The window TTTATGGGTCGTTGGCTGAATGGTAGTTTTAACCAGATAAATTTGTTTTGCGGTAAATGGAATTAAATTTGCCCGCAGCGTTCTAACCAGTAATTGTTAAAGCGAGCCTCTAAACTCACGCAGCAAAATACCCCGTTATTTGATGAAGTGCCCACAAGGATTATCGATGTCGATTCTGTCCCCTGTATTTGAGTCATCCGCAGTTAAGTTGACTGTAGTTACATCAACGGCTCCAGCACATGTTTTTTCCAGCAATCTAAAGTCAGCCCGGCAACGCATGCATAAAACTATGGCAAGTGGCATGCTGGTGTCTGGTCTGGTGCTGACCTTGAGCTTACTGTTCTCGCCGAAAACTAATGCGGCTGACCTTGTAGCTAACTTGCCAAAAGGCGTCAGCCAGATTACTAGCGTAGAAGGGATTACTGAATACCGTTTGCCAAACGGTTTAAAAGTATTGCTGATGCCAGATGCATCCAAGCCAACCATCACCGTCAATTTGACTTATCTGGTGGGATCGCGTTTTGAGAATTATGGCGAAACCGGCATGGCACATTTGTTAGAGCACATGATGTTTAAGGGCACACCCAATAATCCAAAAATTACTGAACAATTTAACCAGCGCGGCATGCGCATGAACGGTACCACCTCGCTAGACCGCACCAATTATTACGAGCTGTTCCAGGCCAGTGACGATAATCTGAAGTGGGCTTTACAGATGGAAGCGGATCGTATGGTGCATTCCAATATCGCCAAAAAAGATTTGGATTCAGAAATGACCGTGGTACGCAATGAGTTTGAAGGTGATGAAAATTCTCCTAGCGGCGTAATGATGAAGCGCATGCAAAGCGTCGCCTTTGACTGGCACAATTATGGCAACGCTACTATCGGCAACCGCAGCGATATTGAGAACGTTAAGATAGAAAATCTGCAAGCGTTTTACCATCAATATTACCAGCCCGATAATGCAGTCTTGTTAGTCGCCGGTAAATTTGATCAGACCAAAACTCTGCAATGGATTGCTACGGATTTTGGCAAAATCGCCAAGCCGACACGAGTGCTGCCAACGTTCTGGACGGTGGAGCCAACGCAGGATGGCGAGCGTAATTTTGTAGTCAGGCGCAAAGGCGATATCCAACTGGTGATGGTGGCATATAAGACACCAGCTAACTTACATCCGGACAGTGATCCGCTTGGCTTTGCGGGCGATATTTTGACCGACTCACCTAATGGTCGGTTGCACAAACAACTGGTAGAAACAGGCAAGGTCGTCCAGGTATTTTCTAGCGATCTGGGTAGCGTGGCTCCAGGTCTTAAAATCATTGGTGCCGTGGTAAAAAAAGACGCGTCTATTGATGCAGCTAAAGATGCTTTACTAGCAGGGATAGAGGATTTTAAAGCGAACCCTCCCACCAAAGAAGAGATGGACAGAGTCAAACTCGACACTGCCAACGAGTATGAAAAAATCTTGAATAATCACGAGTCTATTGGCATCAGCATGTCGGAATATATTGCTCTGGGTGACTGGCGATATTTGTTTAAGGACAGAGATAATAGCCAGCTAGTCACAGCAGAGCAAGTCACTGCCGCAGTCAAACGTTATTTTGTCCGTGACAACCGCACCATTGGCATGTTTATTCCCGAAGACGCACCGCAACGCGCAGAGATCAGCGCTGCACCAAGCATGGCTGATGTCATGAAGGACTTTAAACCTAAGGCCGATACTTTAAGCGCAGAAGTATTTGATTCCACGCCAGCCAATATCGACAAGCGCACACAGCATGCCACCATCGGCGGTTTACATCTTGCGTTATTGCCTAAGAAAACTCGCGGTGAAACGGTCAACGTTTCGTTGAGTTTGCATTGGGGTGATGAGAAAAGTTTATTCGATAAAAAAACCGTTGCCGCATTCACTCGCGGTTTGCTTACTGCGGGTACCAGCAAATATAGCCGCGCGCAGTTGGCGGATGAAATGGCAAAACTTAAAATTACTGGCAATGCGTTTTCTTACCAGACCACCAAGGCGAATTTACCCGCTGCCATCGCATTGATGGCGCATGTACTGCGTGAACCAAGCTTCCCCGCCAGTGAATTTACACAAGCGCGCGAGTCGTTGATTGTAGGAGTAGAGGGGAGTCGTAACGAGCCATCAACTGTCGCCAACC of the Undibacterium sp. 5I1 genome contains:
- a CDS encoding pitrilysin family protein — its product is MSILSPVFESSAVKLTVVTSTAPAHVFSSNLKSARQRMHKTMASGMLVSGLVLTLSLLFSPKTNAADLVANLPKGVSQITSVEGITEYRLPNGLKVLLMPDASKPTITVNLTYLVGSRFENYGETGMAHLLEHMMFKGTPNNPKITEQFNQRGMRMNGTTSLDRTNYYELFQASDDNLKWALQMEADRMVHSNIAKKDLDSEMTVVRNEFEGDENSPSGVMMKRMQSVAFDWHNYGNATIGNRSDIENVKIENLQAFYHQYYQPDNAVLLVAGKFDQTKTLQWIATDFGKIAKPTRVLPTFWTVEPTQDGERNFVVRRKGDIQLVMVAYKTPANLHPDSDPLGFAGDILTDSPNGRLHKQLVETGKVVQVFSSDLGSVAPGLKIIGAVVKKDASIDAAKDALLAGIEDFKANPPTKEEMDRVKLDTANEYEKILNNHESIGISMSEYIALGDWRYLFKDRDNSQLVTAEQVTAAVKRYFVRDNRTIGMFIPEDAPQRAEISAAPSMADVMKDFKPKADTLSAEVFDSTPANIDKRTQHATIGGLHLALLPKKTRGETVNVSLSLHWGDEKSLFDKKTVAAFTRGLLTAGTSKYSRAQLADEMAKLKITGNAFSYQTTKANLPAAIALMAHVLREPSFPASEFTQARESLIVGVEGSRNEPSTVANQALAQHFNRYPKGDIRASQTIDESLASARKLSLEEIKAYYTQFYGASKGELAIVGDMDVESTKQAVTTAFAGWKSAAPYARLVDYQEIIPAIRQTFNTPDKENGYFVSRMNLALRQDDSDYPALSLANYIFGAGSGLNSRLMDRIRQKDGLSYGGGSDLSAGDFDPVGSFSISATAAPQNLIKLEAAIKEELQRALSQGFTQEELSRAKSGLLQQRAQNRTSDAAIAGGWAYDLYLNRTWAWSQALDDKIKAVTLEQMNAAFKKYIDPAKMSTFIAGDEAKAKAK